One stretch of Actinacidiphila sp. DG2A-62 DNA includes these proteins:
- a CDS encoding DUF5936 domain-containing protein, with the protein MLGIGLALGLALCVVGVVYAVAMMRAEVKLPEDLQLALEVGSTRTTRTGNAIDRLGMRWSPAVMRLMGPARVARTRSRIEHAGHPYGLTVERYAARRAVYGFLGGIAALLLISRAQWLLALLLLAYAWWWADLGIWLAVRRRRDDIERTLPDFLDVLAVVVSAGLGFRQALERVNSVYQGPWSDEIRIALRQLDVGVSRRDAFDQLRRRNRSEQVGQFVTALQQGEELGAPIARTLLQIAADMRRTEAQNARRRAARMVPRATLVVTVVLVPATMILLIAGTVIGSQIHFHDLFGGS; encoded by the coding sequence CTGCTCGGGATCGGCCTGGCGCTGGGCCTCGCGCTGTGCGTGGTCGGCGTGGTCTACGCGGTCGCCATGATGCGGGCGGAGGTCAAACTCCCCGAGGACCTGCAACTCGCGCTGGAGGTCGGCAGCACCCGGACCACCCGCACCGGCAACGCGATCGACCGCCTCGGCATGCGCTGGTCGCCCGCGGTGATGCGGCTGATGGGCCCGGCCCGGGTGGCGAGGACGCGGTCCAGGATCGAGCACGCCGGCCACCCGTACGGCCTGACCGTCGAGCGCTACGCCGCGCGCCGCGCGGTCTACGGCTTCCTCGGCGGGATCGCCGCGCTGCTGCTGATCAGCCGCGCCCAGTGGCTGCTCGCACTGCTGCTGCTGGCCTACGCCTGGTGGTGGGCGGACCTGGGCATCTGGCTGGCGGTCCGGCGCCGCCGCGACGACATCGAGCGGACCCTGCCGGACTTCCTCGACGTGCTCGCGGTCGTGGTCAGCGCCGGCCTCGGCTTCCGGCAGGCGCTGGAACGCGTCAACTCCGTGTACCAGGGCCCCTGGTCGGACGAGATCCGGATCGCGCTGCGCCAGCTCGACGTCGGCGTCAGCCGCCGCGACGCCTTCGACCAGCTGCGCCGACGCAACCGCAGCGAACAGGTGGGGCAGTTCGTCACCGCGCTCCAGCAGGGCGAGGAACTGGGCGCGCCGATCGCCCGCACGCTGCTGCAGATCGCCGCGGACATGCGCCGTACCGAGGCGCAGAACGCCCGCCGCCGGGCCGCCCGGATGGTCCCGCGGGCCACCCTCGTGGTCACGGTGGTGCTGGTCCCGGCGACCATGATCCTGCTCATCGCCGGCACGGTGATCGGCAGCCAGATCCACTTCCACGACCTCTTCGGCGGCAGCTGA
- a CDS encoding OmpA family protein: protein MAVGAVVLVIAAGAVPAVADDNPPPSAGEPAPTAPVPIDTASPGLRLSAGATLAPPKVLDIVSVTDQSTVSAGKPEQRQETSNSTVTYALQSEVLFPKDSATLSPTATSRIQAIAKDINTRHVTSPIRVFGFTDDLGSSEHGDVLSKARAQAVYKVLAMQLTALGDPSHTFQVRGYGEDYPIADNSSESGREQNRRVEITFTPPGA from the coding sequence GTGGCCGTGGGGGCCGTGGTGCTGGTGATCGCGGCGGGCGCCGTGCCGGCTGTCGCGGACGACAACCCGCCGCCGTCCGCGGGCGAGCCCGCGCCCACCGCGCCGGTGCCGATCGACACCGCCTCGCCGGGGCTGAGGCTCTCCGCGGGCGCCACCCTCGCCCCGCCCAAGGTGCTGGACATCGTCTCGGTCACCGACCAGAGCACGGTCTCCGCGGGCAAGCCGGAGCAGCGGCAGGAGACGTCGAACAGCACGGTCACCTACGCCCTTCAGTCCGAGGTGCTCTTCCCCAAGGACAGCGCGACGCTCTCGCCCACCGCGACCTCCCGCATCCAGGCGATCGCCAAGGACATCAACACGCGTCACGTCACGTCACCCATCCGTGTCTTCGGGTTCACCGACGACCTGGGCAGCAGCGAGCACGGCGACGTCCTGTCCAAGGCCAGGGCCCAGGCGGTGTACAAAGTCCTGGCAATGCAGCTGACCGCGCTGGGTGATCCCTCGCACACGTTCCAGGTACGCGGCTACGGCGAGGACTATCCGATTGCCGACAATTCCTCCGAATCCGGGCGGGAGCAGAACCGCCGGGTCGAGATCACCTTCACGCCACCTGGTGCATAA
- a CDS encoding CpaF family protein, giving the protein MSLRARLATEEATPQTQEGHLVAVYRAKLLQEIDLAEMSALSPAERRARLERVLGHIISREGPVLSTAERGALIRRVVDEALGLGILEPLLEDPSITEIMVNGPDRIYVERGGRVEPVAARFSSAEQLLQTIERIVSTVNRRVDESNPMVDARLPSGERVNVIIPPLSLTGPTLTIRRFPRAYTLQELIGLGTLDEHMLMLLASFVRARCNIIVSGGTGSGKTTLLNALSGLIPDGERIITVEDAAELQLQQEHVIRLESRPPNVEGEGRITIRDLVRNSLRMRPDRIIVGEVRGGETLDMLQAMSTGHDGSLATVHANSAEDAVLRLQTLASMSEVKIPFEALRDQINSAVDVIVQLHRHIDGTRRIQEIAVLSSRGRDVFRLTSATTFRAEPLGVDRIVRGWYEHRPVPRDIGERLYLAGEHVPAAFGVGASELELDSREAK; this is encoded by the coding sequence GTGAGTCTCCGCGCCCGCCTCGCCACCGAGGAAGCGACCCCGCAGACCCAGGAAGGCCACCTGGTGGCCGTCTACCGGGCCAAGCTGCTCCAGGAGATCGACCTCGCGGAGATGTCCGCGCTGTCGCCCGCCGAGCGCCGCGCCCGCCTCGAACGCGTCCTCGGCCACATCATCAGCCGCGAGGGCCCGGTGCTGTCCACCGCCGAACGCGGCGCGCTGATCCGCCGGGTGGTCGACGAGGCGCTCGGCCTCGGCATCCTCGAACCCCTCCTCGAAGACCCGTCGATCACCGAGATCATGGTCAACGGCCCCGACCGGATCTACGTCGAACGCGGCGGCCGGGTCGAGCCGGTCGCCGCCCGCTTCTCCTCCGCGGAGCAGCTGCTGCAGACCATCGAGCGCATCGTCTCCACCGTCAACCGCCGCGTGGACGAGTCCAATCCGATGGTCGACGCCCGGCTGCCGTCCGGCGAGCGGGTCAACGTGATCATCCCGCCGCTGTCGCTGACCGGCCCCACGCTGACCATCCGCCGCTTCCCCCGCGCCTACACCCTCCAGGAGCTGATCGGACTCGGCACGCTGGACGAGCACATGCTGATGCTGCTCGCCTCGTTCGTCCGGGCCCGCTGCAACATCATCGTCAGCGGCGGCACCGGCTCGGGCAAGACCACCCTGCTCAACGCGCTGTCCGGGCTGATCCCCGACGGCGAGCGGATCATCACCGTCGAGGACGCCGCCGAACTCCAGCTCCAGCAGGAGCACGTGATCCGGCTGGAGTCCCGCCCGCCGAACGTCGAGGGCGAGGGCCGGATCACCATCCGCGACCTGGTCCGCAACTCGCTGCGGATGCGCCCCGACCGGATCATCGTCGGCGAGGTCCGCGGCGGCGAGACCCTCGACATGCTCCAGGCGATGTCCACCGGACACGACGGCTCGCTGGCCACCGTGCACGCCAACTCCGCGGAGGACGCGGTGCTCCGGCTGCAGACGCTCGCCTCGATGAGCGAGGTCAAGATCCCCTTCGAGGCGCTGCGCGACCAGATCAACTCCGCGGTGGACGTGATCGTCCAGCTGCACCGCCACATCGACGGCACCCGCAGGATCCAGGAGATCGCCGTGCTCTCCTCGCGCGGCCGCGACGTCTTCCGGCTCACCTCCGCGACCACCTTCCGCGCCGAGCCGCTCGGCGTCGACCGGATCGTCCGCGGCTGGTACGAGCACCGGCCGGTGCCCCGCGACATCGGCGAACGCCTCTACCTGGCCGGCGAGCACGTGCCCGCCGCGTTCGGCGTCGGCGCGAGCGAGCTGGAACTCGACAGCAGGGAGGCGAAGTGA
- a CDS encoding MerR family transcriptional regulator produces the protein MRIGELAARTGVSVRSLRYYEEQGLLVSVRSPSGQRHYPEAAADRVAFIQRLYAAGLSSRTILEVLPCAESPSEENSDAALARLAEERDRLSAHIDELVRTRDALDAITETARAYRERLLAREEAASCGDRQVVRA, from the coding sequence ATGCGCATCGGAGAGCTGGCGGCCAGGACCGGGGTCAGCGTCAGATCGCTGCGGTACTACGAGGAGCAGGGCCTGCTCGTGAGCGTCCGCAGTCCCAGCGGCCAGCGGCACTACCCCGAGGCCGCGGCCGACCGGGTCGCCTTCATCCAGCGCCTGTACGCGGCGGGGCTGTCCAGCCGCACCATCCTGGAGGTGCTGCCGTGCGCGGAGTCGCCCAGCGAGGAGAACTCCGACGCGGCGCTGGCCCGGCTGGCCGAGGAGCGCGACCGGCTCTCCGCGCACATCGACGAGCTGGTCCGCACCAGGGACGCGCTCGACGCGATCACCGAGACCGCCCGCGCGTACCGCGAGAGGCTGCTCGCCCGCGAGGAGGCTGCCTCGTGCGGCGACCGGCAGGTAGTACGCGCTTGA
- a CDS encoding pilus assembly protein TadG-related protein encodes MGIYIVAMAALFFLAFAYFAVGQAADARSGAQTAADAAALAAARAERDAAHDAFLAALLSGDDTALHDLLLDPAGLGDPCAAAADYAEQNHATVVPGSCQPVQDPPGFTVEVVRTPSVGKSVVKGTEDIHARATATAVIEPRCGVGQVSGHTIDFSCDGGPLAVDPTAPGFTLDLSAFYSVHLSR; translated from the coding sequence ATCGGGATCTACATCGTCGCGATGGCGGCGCTGTTCTTCCTGGCGTTCGCCTACTTCGCGGTCGGCCAGGCAGCCGACGCGCGCAGCGGCGCGCAGACCGCGGCGGACGCGGCCGCGCTGGCCGCGGCCCGCGCCGAGCGCGACGCCGCGCACGACGCGTTCCTGGCCGCGCTGCTGTCCGGCGACGACACCGCGCTGCACGACCTGCTGCTGGACCCCGCGGGGCTCGGCGACCCGTGCGCGGCCGCCGCCGACTACGCCGAGCAGAACCACGCGACGGTGGTCCCCGGGAGCTGCCAACCGGTGCAGGACCCGCCCGGGTTCACCGTCGAGGTGGTGCGGACACCGTCGGTGGGCAAGAGCGTGGTGAAGGGCACGGAGGACATCCACGCCCGCGCCACGGCCACCGCGGTGATCGAACCGCGGTGCGGCGTGGGGCAGGTGAGCGGGCACACCATCGACTTCTCCTGCGACGGCGGCCCGTTGGCGGTGGACCCCACCGCGCCGGGCTTCACGCTGGACCTGTCCGCTTTCTACTCCGTCCACCTGAGCCGGTGA
- a CDS encoding prepilin peptidase, translating into MHVYLIAGAAVWGILSGLLLPRAAYRLAVDPEQPWAAACPAGHPVRGWLGPARCAVCAEADAEADAEADAEADAEVAAEAVVAGDAVRADAAGAETVAPETAPAGAAGGSSGGSTGGRAVGAGGRYGLGPWAAAACALACAALADAVGTRPELAVWLLLVPVGLVLARVDLMVFRLPDVLTLPAAAGTALLLGGAALLPRHDGSWTRALIAAGALGAVYFLLFFANPAGMGFGDVKLAPTLGLALGWYGWPAVFLGTFAGFLLGALAGLGLLLARRATRRTPIPFGPFMLLGCLGALLVAP; encoded by the coding sequence GTGCATGTCTATCTGATCGCCGGGGCCGCCGTCTGGGGAATCCTCAGCGGGCTCCTGCTGCCGCGCGCGGCCTACCGCCTCGCGGTCGACCCCGAGCAGCCCTGGGCCGCGGCGTGCCCCGCCGGCCACCCCGTCCGCGGCTGGCTCGGCCCGGCCCGCTGCGCCGTCTGCGCGGAGGCCGACGCGGAGGCCGACGCGGAGGCCGACGCGGAGGCCGACGCGGAGGTCGCGGCGGAGGCCGTGGTCGCCGGGGACGCGGTCAGGGCGGATGCGGCCGGCGCGGAGACGGTCGCACCGGAGACGGCTCCCGCGGGTGCGGCCGGGGGTTCCTCCGGCGGTTCCACCGGGGGCCGCGCGGTCGGAGCCGGGGGGCGGTACGGGCTCGGGCCGTGGGCCGCCGCCGCGTGCGCGCTGGCGTGCGCGGCGCTCGCGGACGCGGTCGGCACGCGGCCCGAGCTGGCGGTGTGGCTGCTGCTCGTGCCGGTCGGCCTGGTGCTGGCCCGCGTGGACCTGATGGTCTTCCGGCTGCCGGACGTGCTGACGCTGCCGGCCGCGGCGGGCACGGCGCTGCTGCTGGGCGGGGCGGCGCTGTTGCCGCGGCACGACGGGTCGTGGACCCGGGCGCTGATCGCCGCGGGGGCGCTGGGGGCGGTCTACTTCCTGCTGTTCTTCGCCAACCCGGCGGGGATGGGCTTCGGGGACGTCAAGCTCGCGCCGACGCTCGGGCTGGCGCTCGGCTGGTACGGCTGGCCGGCGGTCTTCCTCGGCACGTTCGCGGGATTCCTCCTCGGCGCGCTGGCCGGGCTCGGCCTCCTCCTCGCGCGCCGCGCGACCCGCCGCACCCCCATCCCCTTCGGCCCCTTCATGCTCCTGGGCTGCCTCGGCGCCCTCCTCGTCGCCCCCTGA
- a CDS encoding alkene reductase encodes MTAPTPAPTTAPTTAPSPQTPATPDAAASAAPTLFTPYRLGPLTLPNRLVMAPMTRVRAAAGGLATPSMAAYYAQRATAGLIVSEGVQPSLIGQSNPGTPGLHTDEQTASWRQVTDAVHANGGRIFAQLMHGGRVSHPDTTGLRPVGPSAVAAVGDVFTPSGPQPAPVPRALETAEVPEHAASYADAARRAIEAGFDGVELHGANGYLISQFLSSNANLRTDRYGGPVAHRIRFAVEAAAATVEAVGAERTAIRLSPGAEFWGVRETEVPELYAALLAELARLELAYVHLEATAGDEVLLGLRRAWPGTLVLNPVLPMGPRQTGREDADRWLARGADLISFGRGFLANPDLVERLRAGLPLAPADEATWYQGGDAGYLTYPAYQYTA; translated from the coding sequence ATGACCGCCCCGACCCCCGCCCCGACCACCGCCCCGACCACCGCCCCGTCCCCGCAGACGCCCGCGACGCCCGACGCGGCCGCGTCCGCCGCCCCCACCCTCTTCACCCCCTACCGCCTCGGCCCCCTCACCCTGCCCAACCGCCTGGTGATGGCCCCCATGACCCGCGTCAGGGCCGCCGCCGGCGGACTGGCCACGCCGTCCATGGCCGCCTACTACGCCCAGCGCGCCACCGCCGGCCTGATCGTCAGCGAGGGCGTCCAGCCGAGCCTGATCGGCCAGTCCAACCCGGGCACGCCCGGCCTGCACACCGACGAGCAGACCGCCTCCTGGCGCCAGGTCACCGACGCCGTGCACGCCAACGGCGGCCGGATCTTCGCCCAGCTCATGCACGGCGGCCGGGTCTCCCACCCGGACACCACGGGGCTGCGGCCGGTCGGGCCGTCCGCGGTGGCCGCGGTCGGCGACGTCTTCACGCCGAGCGGCCCGCAGCCCGCGCCGGTGCCGCGCGCCCTGGAGACCGCCGAGGTCCCCGAGCACGCCGCCTCCTACGCCGACGCCGCCCGCCGCGCGATCGAGGCCGGCTTCGACGGGGTCGAGCTGCACGGCGCCAACGGCTACCTGATCTCGCAGTTCCTGTCCTCCAACGCCAACCTGCGCACCGACCGCTACGGCGGCCCGGTCGCCCACCGCATCCGGTTCGCCGTCGAGGCGGCCGCCGCCACCGTCGAGGCGGTCGGCGCGGAGCGCACCGCCATCCGGCTCTCCCCGGGCGCGGAGTTCTGGGGCGTACGGGAGACCGAGGTGCCCGAGCTGTACGCCGCGCTGCTGGCCGAACTGGCCCGGCTGGAGCTGGCCTACGTCCACCTGGAGGCCACCGCCGGCGACGAGGTGCTGCTCGGGCTGCGCCGCGCCTGGCCGGGCACGCTGGTGCTCAACCCGGTGCTGCCGATGGGCCCGCGGCAGACGGGCCGCGAGGACGCCGACCGCTGGCTGGCGCGCGGCGCGGACCTGATCAGCTTCGGCCGCGGCTTCCTCGCCAACCCCGACCTGGTCGAGCGGCTGCGCGCCGGGCTGCCGCTCGCGCCCGCCGACGAGGCCACCTGGTACCAGGGCGGCGACGCGGGCTACCTCACCTATCCGGCGTATCAGTACACCGCCTGA
- a CDS encoding PhoH family protein yields the protein MVTSKNRRDHDRRTYVLDTSVLLADPSAFTRFDEHEVVLPVVVVTELEAKRHHPELGYFARQALRSLDEFRIRYGRLDAPIPIGDIGGTLRVELNHSDPGVLPAGFRLGDNDSRILAVARNLQAEGYDVTVVSKDLPLRVKASSVGLLAEEYRAELAITSGWTGMEELQVPAEDVDALFAQETVALPGAAELPVHTGLVLQSERGKALGRVTEDGRVRLVRGDREAFGIHGRSAEQRVALDLLLDPEVGIVSLGGRAGTGKSALALCAGLEAVLERRQHRKVMVFRPLYAVGGQELGYLPGTEAEKMSPWAQAVFDTLSAVTTKEVIEEVVARGMLEVLPLTHIRGRSLHDAFVIVDEAQSLERNVLLTVLSRVGAGSRVVLTHDVAQRDNLRVGRYDGVVAVVEKLKGHPLFAHVTLTRSERSPIAALVTEMLEDGVG from the coding sequence GTGGTGACCAGCAAGAATCGCCGTGATCACGACCGGCGCACGTACGTACTCGACACCAGCGTGCTGCTCGCCGACCCCAGCGCCTTCACCCGCTTCGACGAGCACGAGGTCGTGCTGCCGGTCGTCGTGGTGACCGAGCTGGAGGCCAAGCGCCACCACCCGGAACTCGGCTACTTCGCCCGGCAGGCGCTGCGGTCGCTCGACGAGTTCCGGATCAGGTACGGCAGGCTGGACGCGCCGATCCCGATCGGCGACATCGGCGGCACGCTCCGGGTCGAGCTGAACCACTCGGACCCCGGGGTGCTGCCCGCGGGCTTCCGGCTCGGCGACAACGACTCGCGCATCCTCGCCGTCGCCCGCAACCTCCAGGCCGAGGGGTACGACGTCACGGTCGTCTCCAAGGACCTGCCGCTGCGGGTCAAGGCGTCCTCGGTCGGCCTGCTGGCCGAGGAGTACCGCGCCGAGCTGGCGATCACCTCGGGCTGGACCGGGATGGAGGAGCTGCAGGTCCCGGCCGAGGACGTGGACGCGCTCTTCGCGCAGGAGACCGTCGCACTGCCCGGGGCGGCCGAGCTGCCGGTGCACACCGGCCTGGTGCTCCAGTCCGAGCGCGGCAAGGCGCTGGGCCGGGTCACCGAGGACGGGCGGGTCCGGCTGGTGCGCGGCGACCGCGAGGCGTTCGGCATCCACGGCCGCAGCGCCGAGCAGCGGGTCGCGCTCGACCTGCTGCTCGACCCGGAGGTCGGCATCGTCTCGCTCGGCGGCCGGGCCGGCACCGGCAAGTCCGCGCTGGCCCTGTGCGCGGGCCTGGAGGCGGTCCTGGAGCGCCGCCAGCACCGCAAGGTGATGGTCTTCCGGCCGCTGTACGCGGTCGGCGGCCAGGAGCTGGGCTACCTGCCGGGCACCGAGGCCGAGAAGATGAGCCCGTGGGCGCAGGCGGTCTTCGACACGCTGTCCGCGGTGACCACCAAGGAGGTCATCGAGGAGGTGGTGGCGCGCGGCATGCTGGAGGTGCTGCCGCTCACCCACATCAGGGGCCGCTCGCTGCACGACGCCTTCGTGATCGTCGACGAGGCCCAGTCCCTGGAGCGGAACGTCCTGCTGACCGTCCTGTCCCGGGTCGGCGCCGGCTCGCGCGTGGTGCTCACCCACGACGTGGCGCAGCGCGACAACCTGCGGGTGGGGCGGTACGACGGCGTGGTCGCGGTGGTCGAGAAGCTCAAGGGCCACCCGCTGTTCGCCCATGTGACGCTGACGCGTTCCGAGCGCTCGCCGATCGCCGCGCTGGTGACCGAGATGCTGGAGGACGGCGTCGGGTGA
- a CDS encoding isoprenyl transferase, with amino-acid sequence MNLRDLVYGLYSRRVERRLDVSQAPKHIGVILDGNRRWAKASGGTTVQGHQAGADKISEMLGWCEETGVEVVTLWLLSTDNLDRPAEELVPLLGIIEDAVTQLAAGGRWRVHHVGTMDLLPAQTQSVLKEAEQATDGVTGILVNVAVGYGGRQEIADAVRSLLHEHAGRGTSIEDLAEILDVEHIAEHLYTRGQPDPDLVIRTSGEQRLSGFMLWQSAHSEYYFCEVFWPAFRKVDFLRALRDYAARHRRYGS; translated from the coding sequence ATGAATCTGCGCGACCTGGTGTACGGGCTGTACTCCCGCAGGGTGGAACGCAGACTCGACGTGTCGCAGGCCCCCAAGCACATCGGCGTGATCCTGGACGGGAACCGGCGCTGGGCCAAGGCGTCCGGCGGCACCACCGTGCAGGGCCACCAGGCCGGCGCGGACAAGATCTCCGAGATGCTCGGCTGGTGCGAGGAGACCGGCGTCGAGGTGGTCACCCTGTGGCTGCTGTCCACCGACAACCTGGACCGCCCCGCCGAGGAGCTCGTGCCGCTGCTCGGCATCATCGAGGACGCGGTGACGCAGCTGGCCGCGGGCGGCCGCTGGCGGGTGCACCACGTCGGCACCATGGACCTGCTCCCGGCGCAGACCCAGTCGGTGCTCAAGGAGGCCGAGCAGGCCACCGACGGGGTCACCGGCATCCTGGTCAACGTGGCGGTCGGCTACGGCGGCCGGCAGGAGATCGCCGACGCGGTCCGCTCGCTGCTGCACGAGCACGCCGGACGCGGCACCTCCATCGAGGACCTCGCCGAGATCCTCGACGTCGAGCACATCGCCGAGCACCTCTACACCCGCGGCCAGCCCGACCCCGACCTGGTCATCCGCACCTCGGGCGAGCAGCGGCTGTCCGGGTTCATGCTGTGGCAGAGCGCCCACTCGGAGTACTACTTCTGCGAGGTCTTCTGGCCGGCCTTCCGCAAGGTCGACTTCCTGCGGGCGCTGCGCGACTACGCCGCCCGGCACCGCCGCTACGGCTCCTGA
- a CDS encoding type II secretion system F family protein, producing MAAPAFASGPYPLLVLLLSAVALVLGVWGLHAWSGGKADRAALVERLAGGEGGDGRGSQAPFAALDRRVRRYAWGRRLAGRLAATGTTLTPGQFTAAVAGLVAAAWLVAALVLAPFFGPIAALIAAWTGYSYLEWRRKVRNERFIAQLPDLARVLANATQAGLALRTAVALAADELDAPAGEELKQVADAMALGHSVEDALGELQQRLPSRELIVLVSTLVLSSRAGGSVVESLRNLTVTLEERKETRREVRTQMSQITVTAYAVPVMGLGSLLLIDRIMPGAVSAMTGSTVGRICVLISLGLYVVGFALIRRMSRIDV from the coding sequence CTGGCCGCACCCGCGTTCGCCTCCGGACCGTACCCGCTGCTGGTGCTGCTGCTCAGTGCCGTCGCGCTGGTGCTCGGGGTGTGGGGCCTGCACGCCTGGAGCGGCGGCAAGGCCGACCGGGCGGCGCTGGTCGAGCGGCTGGCCGGCGGCGAAGGCGGCGACGGGCGCGGCAGCCAGGCGCCGTTCGCCGCCCTGGACCGCCGGGTGCGCCGCTACGCCTGGGGTCGCCGGCTGGCCGGACGGCTCGCCGCGACCGGCACCACCCTCACCCCCGGCCAGTTCACCGCCGCCGTGGCCGGACTGGTGGCCGCCGCCTGGCTGGTCGCCGCGCTGGTGCTCGCGCCGTTTTTCGGACCCATCGCCGCACTGATCGCCGCGTGGACCGGCTACTCGTACCTGGAGTGGCGGCGCAAGGTCCGCAACGAGCGCTTCATCGCCCAACTCCCCGACCTGGCCCGGGTGCTGGCCAACGCCACCCAGGCCGGCCTGGCGCTGCGCACCGCCGTCGCGCTGGCCGCCGACGAGCTGGACGCCCCGGCGGGCGAGGAGTTGAAGCAGGTCGCCGACGCGATGGCGCTCGGCCACTCCGTCGAGGACGCCCTCGGCGAACTCCAGCAGCGCCTGCCCAGCCGGGAGTTGATCGTCCTGGTCTCCACCCTGGTGCTCTCCAGCCGGGCCGGCGGCTCGGTCGTGGAGTCGCTGCGCAACCTCACCGTCACCCTGGAGGAGCGCAAGGAGACCCGCCGCGAGGTGCGCACCCAGATGTCGCAGATCACCGTCACCGCCTACGCCGTGCCGGTGATGGGCCTCGGCTCGCTGCTGCTCATCGACCGCATCATGCCGGGCGCGGTGAGCGCGATGACCGGCTCCACCGTCGGCCGCATCTGCGTGCTGATCTCGCTGGGCCTGTACGTGGTGGGGTTCGCGCTCATCCGCCGCATGTCCCGGATCGACGTATGA
- the mgrA gene encoding L-glyceraldehyde 3-phosphate reductase, with amino-acid sequence MNIRDLYRAADRRYDSMEYRRTGRSGLKLPAVSLGLWHNFGDDRTLDSQRAILRRAFDLGVTHFDLANNYGPPYGAAEANFGTLFAQDFRPYRDELVISTKAGYDMWPGPYGEWGSRKYLLASLDQSLARMGLDYVDIFYSHRFDPDTPLEETMGALASAVRQGKALYVGISSYGPERTREAARLLREMGVPALIHQPSYSMINRWIEDEGLLDVLEEEGMGCIGFVPLAQGLLTDRYLNGVPEGSRAAQGKSLDPALINDETVGRLRALNEVAAGRGQSLAQLALSWVLRDQRVTSALIGASSVAQLEANVAAVGAAPLTAEELAEIDRHAVEPEGVNLWSVSSEA; translated from the coding sequence GTGAACATCAGAGACCTCTACCGCGCCGCTGACCGGCGCTACGACTCGATGGAGTACCGCAGGACCGGACGCAGCGGGCTGAAGCTGCCGGCCGTCTCCCTCGGCCTGTGGCACAACTTCGGCGACGACCGCACGCTCGACTCCCAGCGGGCGATCCTGCGCCGGGCCTTCGACCTGGGCGTCACGCACTTCGACCTCGCCAACAACTACGGCCCGCCGTACGGCGCGGCAGAGGCGAACTTCGGCACGCTCTTCGCGCAGGACTTCCGCCCCTACCGCGACGAGCTGGTGATCTCGACCAAAGCCGGCTACGACATGTGGCCCGGCCCGTACGGCGAGTGGGGCTCGCGCAAGTACCTGCTGGCCTCGCTCGACCAGTCGCTGGCCCGGATGGGCCTGGACTACGTCGACATCTTCTACTCGCACCGGTTCGACCCGGACACCCCGCTGGAGGAGACGATGGGCGCCCTGGCGTCCGCGGTCCGGCAGGGCAAGGCGCTGTACGTCGGCATCTCCTCCTACGGGCCCGAGCGGACCCGGGAGGCGGCCCGGCTGCTGCGCGAGATGGGCGTCCCCGCGCTGATCCACCAGCCGTCGTACTCGATGATCAACCGGTGGATCGAGGACGAGGGGCTCCTCGACGTGCTGGAGGAGGAGGGCATGGGCTGCATCGGCTTCGTGCCGCTCGCGCAGGGGCTGCTCACCGACCGCTATCTGAACGGGGTGCCCGAGGGGTCGCGCGCGGCGCAGGGCAAGTCGCTGGACCCGGCGCTGATCAACGACGAGACGGTGGGCCGGCTGCGCGCGCTCAACGAGGTCGCGGCCGGGCGCGGGCAGTCCCTCGCGCAGCTCGCGCTGTCCTGGGTGCTGCGGGACCAGCGCGTCACGTCCGCGCTGATCGGCGCGTCCTCGGTGGCGCAGCTGGAGGCCAACGTCGCGGCGGTGGGCGCGGCGCCGCTCACCGCGGAGGAGCTGGCAGAGATCGACCGCCACGCCGTCGAGCCGGAGGGCGTCAACCTCTGGTCGGTGAGCTCCGAGGCGTAG
- a CDS encoding DUF192 domain-containing protein, with protein sequence MRRRWQDGEATLRAPAASVPLRIAASYRARTRGLLGAEGLAGALLLTPASSVHTVRMRFAIDVAYLDRRLRVLAVRTMPPGRIGRPRLRARHVLEAEAGTLAAWGVVPGARLDVSPAAGGDPS encoded by the coding sequence TTGCGGCGACGGTGGCAGGACGGAGAGGCGACGCTGCGCGCGCCCGCGGCCTCGGTGCCGCTGCGCATCGCCGCGTCGTACCGGGCGCGGACCCGGGGGCTGCTGGGCGCGGAGGGCCTCGCGGGCGCGCTGCTGCTCACCCCGGCGTCGAGCGTGCACACCGTGCGGATGCGGTTCGCGATCGACGTCGCCTACCTCGACCGGCGGCTGCGGGTGCTGGCCGTCCGTACGATGCCGCCCGGCCGGATCGGCCGCCCCCGGCTGCGGGCGCGGCACGTCCTGGAGGCGGAGGCCGGCACGCTGGCGGCGTGGGGCGTGGTCCCCGGCGCCCGGCTCGACGTGTCGCCCGCCGCCGGGGGCGACCCTTCCTAG